A genomic segment from Bacteroidales bacterium encodes:
- a CDS encoding patatin-like phospholipase family protein: protein MTRFLFRILCLYTLGSIILVTIPAEGQKVCLVLSGGGAKGVSHIGVIRALEENGIPIDCIAGTSMGAIVGGLYASGFSPEEMTRLFMSKDFLSWISGKMPSFYEYYFKKEDPNATWFEIDMDYEKIKSTSILPTNLISPIMMDFAIMEIFAPANAVSRGNFDSLMIPLRFVAADVEKNQSLTIREGDLATGLRAAMTFPFYFKPIRMDGKLLFDGGMYDNFPIKMAVDEFQPDVIIGSKAASNYDPPEEDDLISQLQNMLMEKTLYDVPPDKGVLIKPDLDPVNVTDFSRTSAFIDSGYVATLRRLDSIKAYIVRSIPEDSVWNRRAQFNRRKPPLVIDTIAVTGLNENQAQFVTRSLLRKRDTLTSSELRREYFKLQTDKLFEHVFPVSQYNDSRGFYKLGLDFKKEKNLTLQIGGNLSSSPINEAYFGAKFNILSSFYFGLKASVYIGRFYSAAQIDTKIELPTRMPFYLKSSISFNQWDYFETSTVFFEDRDLSYLIQNENHVDAYFGFPTGTNAKFEFGGAVARLRDDYYPTNQFTSSDTADRTYFDCFTLGALYEINTLNNKYYPNSGYDFLISLRFVGGDEEHIPGSTSNDTDFYYQRHQWWKFRAKYETYFPPVRHLTFGIYSEALLSSQMLFHDYVSSVLSASAFQPLPESKTMLLPEFRTYNYGALGARMIYAFQKNIHFRLEGYGFFPFQEIQEQPDLSAELGGLFEDQYFIASSSLVYHSPVGPVSLSMNFYDREVDRFSFIVNIGYILFNSRALQ from the coding sequence ATGACCAGGTTCTTGTTTCGTATATTGTGCCTGTACACCCTGGGTTCCATTATCCTGGTTACCATCCCGGCGGAGGGGCAGAAAGTGTGCCTTGTCCTCAGCGGAGGAGGCGCCAAGGGTGTATCCCATATCGGGGTCATCAGGGCGCTGGAAGAGAACGGGATCCCCATTGATTGCATTGCCGGCACTTCCATGGGCGCCATTGTAGGAGGACTGTACGCCAGTGGCTTTTCACCGGAGGAAATGACCCGGCTGTTCATGTCAAAAGATTTCCTTTCCTGGATATCCGGTAAGATGCCCTCTTTTTATGAGTACTACTTTAAGAAGGAGGATCCCAATGCAACGTGGTTTGAAATTGATATGGATTATGAAAAAATAAAAAGTACGAGCATCCTGCCCACCAACCTGATCTCTCCCATCATGATGGATTTCGCCATCATGGAGATCTTTGCTCCGGCCAATGCCGTAAGCCGGGGTAATTTCGACAGCCTGATGATTCCTCTCAGATTCGTTGCGGCCGATGTTGAAAAAAATCAATCCCTTACGATCAGGGAGGGCGATCTGGCCACCGGCCTTCGAGCAGCGATGACCTTTCCCTTTTATTTCAAACCCATCCGGATGGACGGAAAACTGCTTTTTGACGGAGGGATGTATGATAATTTTCCGATCAAAATGGCTGTGGATGAATTTCAGCCCGACGTGATCATTGGAAGCAAGGCAGCCAGCAATTATGATCCGCCGGAGGAGGATGATCTGATATCCCAGCTGCAGAACATGCTGATGGAAAAAACCCTTTACGACGTTCCACCCGATAAGGGGGTCCTGATCAAACCTGACCTGGATCCGGTGAATGTGACTGACTTTTCACGCACTTCTGCATTTATCGACAGTGGCTATGTGGCAACCTTGCGCCGGCTGGATTCCATCAAGGCATATATCGTCAGAAGCATTCCGGAGGATTCGGTATGGAACCGCCGGGCTCAGTTTAACCGCCGGAAACCCCCGCTGGTCATCGATACCATTGCTGTGACGGGCCTGAACGAGAACCAGGCGCAGTTTGTCACCCGGTCTCTGTTGAGGAAAAGGGATACGCTCACCTCCAGCGAGTTAAGACGGGAGTACTTCAAACTTCAGACGGACAAATTATTTGAACATGTTTTCCCGGTCAGCCAGTACAATGATTCCAGAGGATTCTACAAGCTTGGTCTGGACTTTAAGAAGGAAAAGAACCTTACCCTGCAGATAGGAGGAAACCTATCGTCTTCACCAATTAACGAAGCCTATTTTGGTGCAAAGTTCAACATTCTTTCGAGTTTTTATTTCGGTTTGAAAGCCAGTGTTTACATTGGAAGGTTTTACAGTGCCGCCCAGATCGATACGAAGATAGAACTTCCCACCCGAATGCCTTTTTATTTGAAATCTTCCATTTCGTTCAACCAGTGGGACTATTTTGAAACATCCACCGTTTTTTTTGAGGACAGAGATCTTTCCTACCTCATCCAGAATGAAAACCACGTAGACGCTTATTTTGGCTTTCCGACCGGTACCAATGCCAAATTTGAATTTGGCGGCGCTGTGGCCAGGTTGCGCGATGATTACTACCCAACCAATCAATTCACCAGCAGTGACACGGCCGACCGGACCTATTTTGATTGCTTTACCCTGGGAGCACTCTATGAAATCAACACACTGAACAACAAGTACTACCCCAACTCCGGTTATGATTTTTTGATCTCATTGCGATTTGTCGGGGGGGATGAGGAACATATCCCTGGTTCAACTTCCAATGATACCGATTTTTATTACCAGCGCCATCAATGGTGGAAATTCCGGGCAAAATACGAAACCTATTTTCCCCCGGTGCGGCATCTCACATTCGGGATCTATTCCGAAGCACTGCTTTCCAGCCAGATGCTGTTCCACGATTATGTCTCCAGTGTGCTCTCTGCATCTGCTTTTCAACCGTTACCCGAAAGCAAAACGATGTTATTGCCTGAGTTCAGGACCTACAATTACGGGGCGCTTGGTGCACGGATGATCTATGCCTTTCAGAAAAACATTCACTTTCGGCTGGAAGGTTATGGATTTTTTCCGTTCCAGGAGATCCAGGAACAACCTGACTTATCCGCGGAACTGGGTGGATTATTCGAGGACCAGTACTTCATTGCCTCATCATCATTGGTTTACCATAGCCCTGTTGGACCTGTAAGTCTGAGCATGAACTTCTACGACCGGGAGGTTGACCGTTTTTCATTCATTGTGAATATTGGCTATATCCTGTTCAATAGCAGGGCCCTTCAATGA
- a CDS encoding PDZ domain-containing protein — protein sequence MMKQVIFTISVLLVSVLYLGAQNDTRLMRFPAIHGDQVVFSYGGDLYTVSKTGGVARKLTNHEGYEMFPRFSPDGSKLAFTAQYDGNTEAYLMPSEGGVPVRLTYTATLSRDDISDRMGPNNIVMTWTPDGKNIIYRSRKQTFNDFTGQLFKVSSEGGLSSELPLPRGGFCSYSEDGKKMAYNRVFREFRTWKYYKGGMADDIWIYDFQTRTTTNITSNDAQDIIPMWHKNKIYFLSDRDRTMNLFAYDITTGQTRKVTNFTDYDIKFPSLGDQAIVFEKGGYLFYLDLANEQVANIPVKIADDFLAGRNELVDASKNIISYEISPDGKRALFWARGEIWTVPAENGITRNLTKSSGVHDRNPQWSPDGSYIAYISDQSGEDEIHIIKQDGSEAPLALTTNGDTYKYSLSWSPDSKKLMWSDKKLRLQYVDVSSRKITEVEQSSVGEYYGYVWSPDSKWIAFCRPRTTGMNTLCLYDLEANQAYDVTDDWYGSSSPAFSENGKYLFFVSDRDFSPTYSQVEWNYAYQDMEGIYMITLAKDTPSPFAPVNDEVAVKSEEPASKEEAKPATDEKDKKEPGRVVVDLEGINQRVIGLPVPSGNYGGIRSVGDKIYYYYSSSKGGRSIKLFNLKEKKETDLNFEGGFEISFDGKKILLSKGSSYYITDLPSGPVKTDKPLDLSSMKAMVDFKAEWNQIFTESWRQMRDFFYVANMHGVDWEAMKEKYGVMLPYVNNRNDLNYLIGEMVSELSIGHAYVGGGDKPQPDRIPMGLLGAKISRDPSGCFRVDHILKGQNWSENLRSPLTEVGVNVNEGDYILAVNGIPTTSMNDIYESLLGTAGKQVELTVGKTISGEGSRDVIVVPVRDESSLYYYEWVQENIRKVSEATNGEVGYIHIPDMGPEGLNEFVKYFYPQLDKKALIIDDRGNGGGNVSPMIIERLSREITRSNMARNVTVPTQTPRQMMRGPLVMLINEYSASDGDLFPYAFKKHQLGKLIGKRTWGGVVGIRGSLPFIDGGDLRKPEFASYSADDSKWIIEGIGVEPDIFVDNDPAREYDGIDDQLNKAIEVIKEELKHYKEIPAIPEGPDKSR from the coding sequence ATGATGAAACAAGTAATTTTTACGATTTCGGTACTGCTGGTCAGCGTTTTATACCTGGGAGCGCAGAATGACACCCGTTTGATGCGGTTTCCTGCAATCCACGGCGATCAGGTCGTTTTTTCCTATGGGGGCGACCTTTACACCGTTTCGAAAACAGGAGGCGTGGCCAGAAAGCTGACCAACCACGAAGGTTATGAAATGTTCCCGCGTTTTTCACCGGATGGCAGCAAGCTGGCTTTTACGGCACAATACGATGGGAACACGGAGGCGTACCTGATGCCCTCCGAAGGAGGTGTACCGGTCAGGCTGACCTACACGGCCACGCTGAGCCGGGATGATATCTCCGACAGAATGGGACCGAACAACATTGTCATGACGTGGACACCCGACGGTAAGAACATTATCTACCGGTCACGCAAACAAACATTCAATGATTTCACCGGACAACTTTTCAAGGTAAGCAGTGAAGGTGGACTATCCTCCGAGCTTCCACTTCCCCGGGGCGGATTTTGCTCCTATTCGGAAGATGGAAAGAAGATGGCCTACAACAGGGTGTTTCGTGAATTCCGCACCTGGAAATATTACAAGGGAGGTATGGCTGACGACATCTGGATCTATGACTTTCAAACGCGCACTACCACCAACATTACCAGCAACGACGCACAGGACATCATCCCGATGTGGCATAAAAACAAGATCTATTTCCTCTCCGACCGTGACAGGACCATGAATCTTTTTGCCTATGACATAACAACAGGTCAAACAAGAAAAGTAACCAACTTTACCGATTACGACATAAAATTCCCCTCCCTGGGGGATCAGGCCATCGTCTTCGAAAAAGGCGGCTACCTTTTCTACCTTGACCTGGCCAATGAACAGGTTGCAAACATTCCCGTCAAAATTGCAGATGACTTTCTTGCAGGCAGGAATGAGCTGGTTGATGCTTCAAAGAACATCATTTCCTATGAAATCTCCCCGGATGGCAAAAGGGCATTGTTCTGGGCCCGCGGAGAGATCTGGACAGTTCCGGCCGAAAATGGGATCACCCGCAACCTTACGAAATCTTCAGGTGTTCACGACAGAAATCCCCAGTGGTCACCTGATGGTAGCTATATAGCCTACATTTCCGATCAATCCGGCGAGGATGAGATCCATATCATCAAACAGGACGGAAGTGAGGCACCTTTAGCGCTGACTACGAATGGTGATACCTATAAATATTCCCTTTCCTGGTCACCTGACAGCAAAAAGCTGATGTGGTCGGATAAAAAGCTTCGCCTGCAGTATGTGGATGTTTCATCCCGCAAGATCACAGAAGTGGAGCAATCCTCCGTAGGCGAATATTATGGTTATGTCTGGTCACCCGACAGCAAGTGGATAGCTTTCTGCAGGCCAAGAACCACAGGCATGAATACCCTGTGCTTGTATGACCTGGAAGCCAATCAGGCATACGATGTGACCGATGATTGGTATGGTAGTTCCAGCCCGGCCTTCAGCGAAAACGGCAAGTACCTTTTCTTTGTCTCCGACAGGGACTTCAGTCCCACCTACAGCCAGGTGGAATGGAACTACGCCTACCAGGATATGGAAGGGATCTATATGATCACCCTGGCAAAAGACACCCCCTCCCCTTTTGCCCCGGTGAATGATGAAGTGGCGGTGAAATCTGAAGAACCAGCCAGTAAGGAAGAGGCAAAACCGGCCACGGATGAAAAAGACAAAAAAGAACCCGGTAGAGTGGTGGTGGACCTTGAAGGGATAAACCAGCGCGTGATCGGCCTGCCTGTCCCCTCCGGGAACTATGGAGGCATCCGGAGTGTTGGCGACAAGATCTACTACTATTACTCCTCTTCAAAAGGCGGTCGCAGCATTAAACTCTTTAACCTGAAAGAAAAAAAAGAGACTGATTTGAATTTTGAAGGAGGATTTGAGATTTCCTTTGACGGGAAAAAAATACTCCTGAGCAAAGGTTCCTCTTATTATATCACCGACCTGCCCTCCGGACCGGTCAAAACAGATAAGCCACTTGATCTTTCCAGCATGAAGGCAATGGTCGACTTCAAGGCAGAGTGGAACCAGATCTTCACGGAAAGCTGGCGGCAGATGAGGGATTTCTTTTATGTGGCCAATATGCATGGGGTCGACTGGGAGGCGATGAAAGAAAAATATGGTGTGATGCTGCCCTATGTCAATAACCGGAATGATCTGAATTACCTGATCGGAGAGATGGTCAGCGAACTCAGCATTGGTCATGCCTACGTCGGCGGCGGCGATAAACCCCAGCCTGACCGGATCCCCATGGGCCTGCTGGGTGCGAAAATATCCCGGGATCCTTCCGGCTGCTTTCGGGTGGACCATATCCTGAAAGGTCAGAATTGGAGCGAGAACCTGCGTTCCCCGCTGACAGAGGTCGGTGTAAATGTGAACGAAGGGGATTATATCCTTGCAGTCAATGGAATTCCAACCACTTCAATGAACGACATCTATGAATCCCTGCTGGGTACGGCGGGTAAACAAGTGGAGCTGACAGTGGGTAAAACCATCTCCGGCGAAGGAAGCCGTGATGTGATCGTGGTTCCGGTTCGCGATGAATCTTCTTTGTACTATTATGAATGGGTGCAGGAAAATATCCGAAAGGTCAGTGAGGCCACCAATGGAGAAGTGGGGTATATACACATTCCCGACATGGGGCCCGAAGGCTTGAATGAATTTGTGAAGTACTTCTATCCTCAGCTTGACAAGAAAGCGTTGATCATTGATGATCGTGGCAACGGAGGCGGGAATGTTTCGCCCATGATCATCGAACGATTGAGCCGCGAGATAACCCGCTCGAATATGGCACGGAATGTAACGGTACCCACACAGACTCCACGTCAGATGATGCGTGGCCCCCTGGTGATGCTGATCAATGAATATTCGGCATCCGACGGTGATCTCTTCCCGTATGCATTTAAAAAGCACCAGCTGGGCAAACTGATCGGGAAAAGAACCTGGGGAGGCGTGGTTGGCATCCGGGGTTCTCTTCCATTCATTGACGGAGGCGATTTGCGAAAGCCGGAATTTGCCTCCTACTCGGCGGATGATAGCAAATGGATCATTGAGGGGATTGGCGTTGAGCCGGATATTTTTGTGGACAATGATCCGGCAAGGGAGTATGACGGCATCGACGACCAGTTGAACAAGGCCATTGAAGTGATCAAAGAGGAGCTGAAGCATTACAAAGAGATCCCGGCTATTCCGGAGGGACCGGATAAGTCCCGGTAA
- the rpoC gene encoding DNA-directed RNA polymerase subunit beta' produces the protein MAFRKDTLINSSFDTITISLASPEMILERSSGEVLKPETINYRTYKPERDGLFCERIFGPVKDWECHCGKYKRIRYKGIVCDRCGVEVTEKKVRRERMGHIQLVVPVAHIWFFRSLPNKIGALLGLSTKKLDTIIYYERYVVINPGIKARDGLNYLDFLTEEEYFEIIENLPSDNQYLDDSHPDKFVAKMGAEALYDLLAHLDLDKTSYELRHKANTESSQQRKLEALKRLQVYESFREANKKIENRPEWMIVKVVPVIPPELRPLVPLDGGRFATSDLNDLYRRVIIRNNRLKRLIEIKAPDVIMRNEKRMLQEAVDSLFDNSRKVNAVKTESNRPLKSLSDSLKGKQGRFRQNLLGKRVDYSGRSVIVVGPELKLNECGLPKEMASELFKPFIIRKMLERGIVKTVKSAKKIVDRKDPVVWDILENILKGHPVMLNRAPTLHRLGIQAFQPKLIEGKAIQLHPLACTAFNADFDGDQMAVHVPLGNAAILEAQLLMLASHNILNPANGAPIAVPSQDMVLGLYYLTKGRRSITENPARGEGSVFYSPEEVIIAYNEGKTDLHSFIKVRLKMTENGQEVYKLTETTTGRVIFNQVVPEEYGYINEELTKKSLRDIIGNIMRKTGTAATAKFLDDIKDLGFEMSFKGGLSFNLADVIVPAIKEKLIENANTEVEEVVNDYSFGFITNNERYNKIIDIWTHTNSQLTQELIKQLSQDRQGFNPVFMMLDSGARGSKEQIRQLSGMRGLMAKPQKSGATGGEIIENPILSNFKEGLSVLEYFISTHGARKGLADTALKTADAGYLTRRLVDVAQDVVITEEDCGTLRGLTITALKKNEEIVEKLFDRILGRVSLHDVYHPQTGEIIVGAGEEITEVIARQIDTSPIEGVEIRSVLTCEAKRGVCTRCYGRNLATGRLVQKGEAVGVIAAQSIGEPGTQLTLRTFHVGGTASNIAIISKIEAKYDGILEIEELRAVDYTDKEENAYQMVVGRSAEMRIIDKNTNIVLSSSNIPYGAKLYFRNGDKVKKGDLISEWDPWNAVILSEVSGKVVFESIIEGITYRIESDEQTGYYEKVIIESRLKTKNPSIRIVGKTGEELRAYDIPVGSHIQVEDTADIKAGDVLVKIPRSFGKAGDITGGLPRVTELFEARNPSDPAIVAEIDGVVSLAKKLKRGNREVVITSKTGEEKHYLIPTSKQILAQENDYVKAGTPLSEGAMTPSDILAIKGPMKVQEYIVNEIQEVYRLQGVKINDKHFEVIVRQMMRKVEVADPGDTKFLEGELVSKNEFQDENDWIFGKKIVVDSGDSLSFRSGQIVSARKLRDENSLLKRKDKRLVEARDSQPATAKQVLQGITRASLQTKSWISAASFQETTKVLTEAAIRAKTDDLEGLKENVIIGHLIPAGTGLREYENLIVGSKEEYETLMASKEDVTVTE, from the coding sequence ATGGCTTTCAGAAAAGATACCTTGATCAACAGTAGCTTCGATACCATTACGATCAGCCTGGCTTCTCCGGAGATGATCCTGGAACGTTCCAGCGGGGAAGTCCTGAAGCCCGAAACCATTAACTACCGCACGTACAAACCCGAGCGGGACGGATTGTTCTGTGAAAGGATCTTTGGCCCGGTCAAGGACTGGGAGTGCCACTGCGGGAAATATAAACGGATTCGTTATAAAGGAATTGTCTGCGACCGCTGCGGCGTGGAAGTAACTGAAAAAAAGGTCAGAAGGGAACGCATGGGACATATCCAGCTGGTCGTTCCCGTTGCCCATATCTGGTTTTTCAGATCACTGCCCAACAAAATCGGTGCTCTGCTCGGGCTATCCACAAAGAAACTGGATACGATCATTTATTATGAGCGCTACGTGGTCATTAATCCGGGCATTAAAGCCCGTGACGGCCTGAATTACCTGGATTTCCTGACCGAAGAGGAATATTTTGAGATCATCGAAAACCTTCCCTCCGATAATCAATACCTTGATGATTCACATCCGGACAAGTTCGTGGCAAAAATGGGTGCCGAGGCCCTGTATGACCTGCTTGCCCACCTTGATCTGGATAAAACATCCTACGAATTGCGGCACAAAGCCAACACCGAATCATCGCAGCAGCGAAAGCTGGAAGCGTTGAAACGGCTTCAGGTCTATGAATCGTTCCGCGAGGCGAACAAAAAGATAGAGAACCGACCTGAATGGATGATCGTCAAGGTCGTACCGGTGATCCCACCGGAACTGAGGCCCCTTGTGCCTTTGGATGGAGGACGATTCGCCACCTCCGACCTGAATGATCTTTATCGCCGGGTGATCATCCGGAATAACCGCCTGAAACGGTTGATTGAGATCAAAGCTCCTGATGTGATCATGCGTAATGAGAAACGTATGCTCCAGGAAGCAGTGGATTCACTTTTCGATAACTCAAGGAAGGTGAATGCTGTGAAGACGGAATCCAACCGGCCACTGAAGTCCTTGTCGGATAGCCTGAAAGGAAAACAAGGGCGTTTTCGCCAGAACCTGCTGGGTAAACGTGTCGACTACTCGGGCCGTTCAGTGATTGTCGTCGGACCCGAACTGAAGCTTAATGAATGCGGGCTGCCCAAGGAAATGGCATCCGAGCTTTTCAAGCCGTTCATTATCCGTAAGATGCTTGAGCGGGGAATTGTAAAAACCGTTAAATCGGCCAAAAAAATCGTTGACCGTAAAGATCCGGTCGTGTGGGATATTCTTGAAAACATACTCAAGGGTCATCCTGTGATGCTGAACCGTGCACCCACACTTCACCGTCTGGGTATCCAGGCCTTTCAGCCCAAATTGATCGAAGGTAAGGCGATTCAGCTGCACCCCCTGGCCTGTACGGCATTTAATGCCGACTTTGACGGCGACCAGATGGCTGTCCATGTCCCGCTTGGGAACGCCGCCATCCTGGAAGCCCAGCTGCTGATGCTGGCCTCGCACAATATCCTTAACCCGGCCAACGGAGCACCCATTGCCGTTCCATCCCAGGACATGGTTCTCGGGCTTTATTATCTGACAAAAGGCCGCCGTAGCATCACGGAAAACCCTGCCAGAGGAGAAGGGTCGGTATTTTACTCACCTGAGGAAGTGATCATAGCCTATAACGAAGGAAAAACGGACCTTCACTCCTTCATCAAGGTCAGGTTGAAAATGACGGAGAATGGGCAGGAAGTCTATAAGCTCACCGAGACCACGACGGGCCGCGTCATCTTTAACCAGGTCGTGCCCGAAGAGTACGGATACATTAATGAAGAACTGACCAAAAAATCGCTCAGGGACATCATCGGGAATATCATGCGCAAGACCGGGACCGCGGCCACTGCGAAATTCCTTGACGACATCAAGGATCTTGGATTTGAAATGTCATTCAAGGGAGGACTTTCATTTAACCTTGCCGATGTCATTGTTCCGGCTATCAAGGAAAAACTGATCGAGAATGCCAACACCGAAGTGGAAGAGGTTGTCAATGATTATTCCTTTGGATTTATCACCAACAACGAGCGGTATAACAAGATCATCGATATTTGGACACATACAAACTCTCAGCTTACACAGGAGCTGATCAAACAACTGTCGCAGGACCGTCAGGGATTTAATCCGGTATTTATGATGCTTGACTCCGGTGCCAGGGGCTCCAAGGAACAGATCCGGCAGCTTTCGGGCATGAGGGGATTGATGGCCAAACCGCAAAAATCGGGAGCCACAGGAGGAGAGATCATTGAAAACCCGATCCTTTCGAATTTCAAGGAAGGATTATCGGTTCTGGAATATTTTATTTCCACCCATGGTGCGCGTAAGGGTCTTGCGGATACAGCCCTTAAGACTGCTGATGCCGGTTACCTCACCCGGCGCCTGGTCGATGTGGCACAGGATGTTGTCATTACGGAGGAAGACTGCGGAACCCTCAGGGGACTGACCATCACCGCCCTGAAGAAAAACGAGGAGATCGTCGAAAAGCTTTTTGACCGGATCCTGGGAAGGGTATCCCTGCACGATGTCTATCATCCTCAGACAGGAGAGATCATCGTTGGAGCAGGAGAGGAGATCACGGAAGTCATTGCCCGTCAGATTGACACCTCGCCGATAGAAGGTGTGGAGATCCGGTCTGTGCTTACCTGTGAAGCGAAAAGGGGTGTCTGTACCAGGTGTTACGGGCGTAACCTTGCCACAGGCAGGCTGGTTCAGAAAGGTGAGGCCGTTGGAGTCATTGCTGCTCAATCGATCGGTGAACCGGGCACCCAGCTCACCCTGCGTACGTTCCACGTGGGTGGTACGGCCTCCAATATCGCCATCATTTCCAAGATCGAAGCGAAATATGATGGCATACTGGAAATCGAAGAGCTTCGTGCCGTGGATTACACGGATAAAGAGGAAAATGCGTACCAGATGGTGGTGGGTCGTTCTGCTGAAATGCGGATCATTGACAAAAATACCAACATCGTCCTGTCGTCCAGCAATATTCCTTACGGAGCTAAACTGTACTTCAGAAACGGAGATAAGGTTAAAAAAGGTGACCTGATCAGTGAATGGGATCCCTGGAATGCCGTTATCCTCTCGGAAGTGAGCGGCAAAGTTGTGTTTGAAAGCATCATCGAAGGGATCACCTACCGCATTGAATCCGATGAACAAACAGGGTATTATGAGAAAGTGATCATTGAGTCGCGTTTGAAAACCAAGAATCCATCCATCAGAATTGTTGGCAAGACAGGCGAGGAGCTCAGGGCCTATGACATTCCTGTTGGCTCTCACATTCAAGTTGAAGATACTGCTGACATCAAGGCTGGGGATGTCCTGGTGAAGATCCCCAGGTCCTTTGGTAAGGCCGGGGATATTACCGGTGGATTGCCCAGGGTGACCGAACTTTTTGAAGCCCGTAACCCCTCCGATCCGGCCATCGTTGCTGAAATTGACGGCGTGGTATCGCTGGCCAAGAAGCTTAAAAGAGGCAACCGCGAAGTGGTGATTACTTCAAAGACGGGTGAGGAAAAGCATTACCTCATTCCAACCTCCAAGCAGATCCTTGCTCAGGAGAATGACTATGTAAAAGCCGGAACGCCTCTCTCCGAGGGTGCAATGACTCCATCCGACATTCTTGCCATCAAGGGCCCCATGAAGGTTCAGGAGTATATTGTCAATGAGATCCAGGAAGTTTACCGGCTTCAGGGTGTCAAGATCAATGATAAACACTTCGAAGTCATTGTCCGTCAGATGATGCGCAAGGTTGAAGTGGCCGATCCCGGCGATACCAAGTTCCTGGAAGGGGAACTGGTCAGCAAAAACGAATTTCAGGATGAGAACGACTGGATCTTCGGTAAAAAAATCGTGGTGGATTCGGGTGATTCATTGAGTTTCCGGTCAGGGCAGATTGTCAGCGCGCGGAAATTGAGGGATGAGAATTCTTTACTGAAACGGAAGGATAAACGGCTTGTCGAAGCCAGGGATTCCCAGCCTGCCACGGCCAAGCAGGTGCTTCAGGGGATAACAAGGGCTTCGCTGCAGACAAAAAGCTGGATCTCGGCCGCATCTTTCCAGGAAACTACAAAAGTGCTCACCGAAGCAGCTATCCGGGCCAAGACAGATGATCTGGAAGGTCTGAAGGAAAACGTGATCATAGGCCATTTGATCCCTGCCGGCACAGGCCTCAGGGAATATGAGAACCTGATCGTGGGAAGCAAGGAAGAATATGAAACACTGATGGCCTCAAAAGAAGATGTTACCGTAACCGAATAA
- a CDS encoding DUF3467 domain-containing protein: MEEQKKMGQINIELSDEVAEGIYSNLAIITHSQSEFIVDFVKMMPGVPKAKVKSRIILTPQHAKRLYRALKENITKYEAVHGTIKEPVGEPIPPFSLGGPSAQA, translated from the coding sequence ATGGAAGAACAAAAAAAGATGGGTCAGATCAATATTGAACTAAGTGATGAAGTCGCCGAAGGAATCTATTCCAACCTGGCCATCATTACCCATTCACAGTCTGAATTTATAGTGGATTTTGTCAAGATGATGCCCGGAGTGCCCAAAGCCAAGGTCAAATCAAGGATCATTCTGACACCTCAGCACGCAAAACGGCTCTACCGTGCACTAAAGGAAAATATTACCAAGTACGAAGCCGTTCACGGTACGATCAAGGAACCTGTTGGGGAACCCATTCCTCCCTTCTCGCTGGGAGGACCATCCGCGCAGGCATAA